A genomic stretch from Chitinophaga agri includes:
- a CDS encoding LIC_10190 family membrane protein: protein MLFLFVKFLYIVILSFLYGYTLQRFMQHKVLNNSTAEPDFSLVTLTGCLAMTVPAACLTLFIPLAGLAHGIILAGAAGCYLFQRTAIHAQVAAYLTQARAAGRGRQLFMGIACLYVLYLSSQQSLSYDEGLYYAPFIKWMQHYKIVPGLANLHERFGFNSHWHVLAAIFNFSWLTGVSDNHINGVLYLLTALYFLPRANDPKLLTLLKAGMLVMISMPQFCVYNTTSPAADMVIYYISCLLIVVWFEHSIHHQSQLSADNSVFLLLAPVFLITIKVSCIPVLLLTAVLYWQVLQRRQYTQLAALFGVAAVIALPWVIRNVILTGYLLFPVGLPDMFHKDWAVPMSVIRSTTKDIHIFAFYRVVDESRFVSESFVQHYISWFKESVRIYDKLLILAAFVAVPLVFFRRKQLPAGTLPLFVFLLTGLAYWIFQAPDPRFGYSYLVPMVIIAIALYFPAWSFRMIYLSAIAVTLLFQVGTIGLGKHLTKAFVNDKLVEKVQHPNWLLTPAPYTPTTIVRSPGAIAVMTTSNLCWDTELPCVSVMPKDVVQRGTTYQEGFKVIK from the coding sequence ATGTTATTCCTGTTCGTTAAGTTCCTGTATATCGTTATACTGTCATTCCTGTATGGATATACGTTGCAGCGGTTTATGCAGCATAAGGTCCTTAACAACAGTACCGCAGAGCCGGACTTTTCGCTGGTCACACTAACGGGATGTCTGGCTATGACCGTTCCTGCCGCCTGCCTGACGCTGTTCATACCTTTGGCGGGACTGGCGCATGGTATTATACTTGCGGGTGCCGCCGGGTGTTATCTTTTCCAGCGGACAGCCATTCATGCGCAGGTAGCGGCCTATCTTACACAGGCCAGAGCGGCAGGGAGAGGGAGACAATTGTTTATGGGGATTGCGTGCCTGTACGTACTGTATCTCTCTTCACAGCAGTCGTTGTCTTATGACGAGGGATTGTACTACGCACCCTTTATCAAGTGGATGCAGCATTACAAAATTGTACCGGGACTGGCCAATCTGCACGAACGTTTCGGATTCAACTCACACTGGCATGTACTGGCTGCCATTTTCAATTTTTCCTGGCTCACAGGCGTATCGGACAATCATATCAACGGGGTGTTGTACCTCCTGACAGCCCTGTATTTCCTGCCGCGTGCAAACGATCCGAAGTTATTAACATTACTGAAAGCGGGCATGCTGGTGATGATCAGTATGCCACAGTTCTGCGTCTATAATACCACTTCGCCTGCGGCGGATATGGTGATCTACTATATCAGTTGCCTGCTGATCGTTGTCTGGTTTGAACACAGTATCCACCATCAATCACAGTTATCCGCAGATAACAGTGTATTTCTACTGCTTGCACCTGTGTTCCTTATCACGATAAAAGTCTCCTGTATACCGGTATTGCTCCTGACGGCCGTATTATACTGGCAGGTGTTACAACGTAGGCAGTATACGCAGCTGGCGGCACTTTTTGGGGTGGCAGCTGTCATCGCATTACCCTGGGTCATCCGGAACGTCATCCTGACGGGCTACCTGCTGTTCCCTGTTGGTTTACCGGATATGTTCCACAAAGACTGGGCAGTGCCTATGTCCGTCATCCGTTCTACCACCAAGGATATCCACATCTTTGCCTTCTATAGAGTGGTGGATGAATCCAGGTTTGTATCAGAGAGTTTTGTACAACATTATATCAGCTGGTTTAAAGAAAGTGTACGCATCTATGATAAACTGTTAATACTGGCAGCCTTCGTGGCAGTACCGCTGGTGTTCTTCCGGAGGAAACAATTGCCGGCAGGGACATTACCGCTATTTGTATTCCTGTTAACAGGGCTGGCGTACTGGATCTTCCAGGCACCCGATCCACGGTTCGGTTACAGTTACCTCGTGCCCATGGTGATCATTGCGATCGCACTTTATTTCCCTGCATGGTCCTTCCGGATGATCTATCTGTCAGCCATCGCTGTTACCCTGTTATTCCAGGTGGGTACGATCGGGTTAGGCAAACACTTAACAAAGGCTTTTGTCAATGACAAACTGGTCGAAAAAGTACAGCATCCGAACTGGTTACTGACACCGGCCCCTTATACACCGACGACGATTGTCAGGTCTCCAGGCGCCATTGCAGTCATGACAACCAGCAATTTATGCTGGGATACGGAACTTCCCTGCGTATCTGTCATGCCCAAAGATGTCGTACAGCGAGGCACTACCTACCAGGAAGGCTTCAAAGTGATTAAGTGA